DNA sequence from the Vicinamibacteria bacterium genome:
CGGTTGCCATGCCGTGATTGTAATGGAGGCGAGCAAGGCTTTCATGCTGTCTCGGACGGAAGCTTCAGCCCACTGCAAATCGACGAAACGAAGGACTCAGGTGGGCTGCACCCCTCGCGCCCGCGCGCTCGGTCTCGCATCCGCGGCCCAGAGGTGTTGCGCCGCGTAAGCCCGCCAGGGGCGCCAGGGCTCGGCTCGCTCCAAGAGCTCCGCCGGCGTGGGTCGGGCGCCCGCCTGGGCCGCTCCGCGAAGCAGTCCGACGTCCGAAGCAGGAAAGGCATCCGGTTCTCGCAGGGCGCGGAGCGCGATGTACTGAGCGGTCCATTCTCCCACTCCGCGAATTGCGCGAAGACGCCCGATGGCCTCGTCGATCGTCCCGAACGTTCGAAAGAGGCTAGGGTCCATGACCGCTGTTTCCGCGAGCGCATGGAGCGCTGCACGGCGCGCGGAAGGCATACCGAGCGTCTCGAGGGAGGTGGACATCACACGCTCGGGCGTAGGGAAGGCAAGCGATAATCCATCCGATTCAGGTAGCGTCTCTCCACACAGTGCCACCAATCGGCCCGCGAGCCGTCGAGCCGCCTGCACCGATACCTGCTGGCCGAGGATCGCGCGCACCGCCAGCTCGAAGCCATCCCACGCGCCCGGTGCCCGCAAGCCGGGCCGGAGCGCGACGAGCGGTGCCAGCAGGGGATCCTGAGACAGATGCGCGTCGATGGTCTCGATGTCGGCGCCCACGTCGAAGACCCGGCGCACGCGAGCGAGGATCGCTGGAAGAGCCCTCACCGACGGAAAGCAAATCGAGGCCGCGAGGTTGTCGTGCGCCGGCTCGTGACGGACGGCAACCGTTCCCAAGTGTCCCTCGTGAGAAACCGTCCGACGATAGACTCCTTCGGAAACTGCCTCGACGCCCTCGATTGCCCGGGCTTCGAGATAATCGAGCATCGCCCTCCAGTCGTAGGGCGGCCGGTACCGGAGACGGAGCGTTACCCCGGCCTCGGCCACCGAGCCACGCGGAGCTTCCGTCGTGCGCTTTCGCATCGCGCTCGGCGGGCGCCGGAAGAGCTCGCGGAACGTTTCGTTGAATCTCCGGAGGCTCCCGAAACCCGCTGCGAGCGCTATCTCCGACAACGGCATCCGCGTTTCCTGGACGAGCTGCTTGGCGAAGAGCACCCGCCGGGTCTGGGCGACGGCGATGGGCGACGCCCCCAGGTGCTGGTGGAACAGGCGGCGGAGCTGGCGGCCGCTCATACCGACCCGCTCGGCAAGCTCGTCGACGCCCCCTTCTCCGCCGTCGAGACAGCCGTCGGCGATGAGAGCGAGGGCGCGGGACACGCTGTTGGACGTGCCGCGCCACGAGGCGAGATCCGGCGCGGTCTCCGGACGGCAGCGAAGACACGGCCGGAAGCCCGCCTCCTGTGCCGCCGCGGCGGAAGCGAAGAACCGGCAATTCTCGCGCTTCGGTGTGCGAGCGGGGCAAATGGGTCGGCAGTACACCCCGGTCGAAGTCACCGCCACGAACAGACGGCCGTCGAATCTCGCATCTCGGGTCTGGAGAGCGCGATAACAGGCTTCGAGATCGAGTGTCTCCATGGGGGAGATCATCTCACGCCGGACAGCCTCGCGCTCGCGGATTTCGGACATCGACAATCCGGCACCGATCAAACGTCAGCTCGGAACGGCCGAGGGTTCGAAAGATCAGGACGGTCAGTGCGGAGGCGAGGGGGACCGCCGCCTACAGCGGATGGCGGCCCGTCAGGCGAACCAATGAACCTGCCGACAGAGGCTGCACAAGTCGCCGATCTGTCGAGCCAATCAAGGCCGACGAACGTCGCCCGAACGTGCAAGTTGAAGATGTGATTTTGCTTTGCTACTGCTCGCCGTTGGGGCTACCCGAAAGGTGCAAGAATCGGTTCCTGGTGGGTCGCTGGGGCAACAGGCGCGTCGGCTCCAAGCCGAGTTCAGACGCCCCACATCGGGTCAATGCGCCTTCACGAGCCGGTTGTACTTCTCCATGATCGCCTGCAGACGTTGGTGCGGGACCCCAAACACACGAAATCCATCGGCCCCGGTCATCGTTTCTGCCGCGATGAGCGTATTGGTGATGGCTTCTTCAGTCGCCTGAACCGTGGCTTCGAAGAGGGTAGTCAATTGAGCGTTGCCCAGCATCCGGACGTTCGCCACGCCAGCAACATCCGCTGAGGCGTTCGCGGTCGAGAAGGCGACGAAGATGTCGCCGGATCCGTTGCTCGCTATGCCCCCCATTCGCCCGATACCAAGTGCGGCCCGCTTTGACAGGCGCTGCAGTTGGTGCGGCAGCAACGGTGCGTCAGTAGCGACCACGATGATAATCGAGCCGTCACCGGGCGAAGAGTCTTTCGACGTTGGATTGAGATTAGGACCCAGGCTCGCGCGGCTCTCCGAACATCGTGCGGAAGCCGGTTTCTCCGGAACACCTGGCGTCGGTACGAAGCAAGGAAGCAAGTCGCGAATCTCAGTGCCGACCGGAACTCCCGCCACTCGCAGTATTCCTCTGGACCCGTAATTACACTGCACCAAGACGCCGACGGTGAATGTCTCCGTCTGCGTCGGTACTCGTCGCGAGGCGGTTCCGGTTCCACCCTTGAACTGATGGCACACCATTCCCGTCCCGCCACCGACGTTGCCCTCGGCAATGGCGCCGCCTCTCGAGCCGTCCAGCGCGCTGAACACATGCTCTCTCGTGACATGGAAGCCGTTGATGTCATTCAGATCACCATCGTAAGTCTCGGCGACAACAGGCGTGATCCAACTGAACGTCCAGCCGTTTCGAAGCATCCAGTCGATCGCGGCGTCGCGCACAATGCCCACGCTGTGGGTGTTGGTGATGAGGATTGGGCCTTCCAGGAATCCGCGCTCCTCGAGCCACGTTGTCCCCGTCATTTCGCCCGCCGCGTTCAAGGTGAACCAGGCGCCAAACACCGGGTCGCGATTGGCCTTTCCGCGAGGAAGGATCGCGGTCACACCAGTTCTAACGGGCCCTTCACCTCTGCGCAGCGCGCCGTCGCCGCGTACTATCGTGGCGTAGCCAACTTCGACTCCCGCGACGTCGGTGATCGAATTCAGTGAGCCTGGAGAGCCCTCAAAGGGAATGCCCAAATCGCGGGCGCGCGGCCGGGCTTGGCCGAAGACGTGAGCACCGACCAGTAGCACGAGTGCACAGAAAGCCGACGTCGTTGCTCTTCGCATTCCGGTCCTCACTTCCATACAACCGAGGGTCGACCTTCGGTGCGTGTAAGCGTTCAGCATGAGCCGCGGCGCGTTCTTTGCGCCGTCGCTCCATGCCATTGTTGGGCCGAGCGACGTTCATAGCAGCCCTTACGCTCGCGCCTTCCCGATAATGAGCCTCAGAGGCGAGGGCGTGGAGACGATCTTCTCGAGTTCAAAGCCGGCACGATTATACAACTCGCGGAATTCGCTAGCCGTACGCTCGCGTCCGCCGGCGTTCACCAGCATATTGATGTCCATCCACTTTCCCGTGTCGAACTCGGCGGTCTCCGTGATGACCCACTCGACGAGCAGCAATCGCGCACCGGGCCGGGCGTTCTTTTTGACGTTCTGAAGAATGGCGACCGCTTCGTCGTCGGCCCAGTCATGGATGACCCATCGCAGCAAATAGGCGTCGGCTTGCACCGGGATGCTTGCAAAGAAGTCGCCACCGAAGCGTTCCATACGGTCATGCTGAATCGCTTGCTCCACTACGTGGGGCTGGTCGAAAAGAATCCCCCGGCAGGACGGATGTGCATCCAGGATGTTGGACAATTGAGAACCGATCCCGCCTCCGATATCGGCGATCACCGGAAATTGGCTCCAATCGTACGATCCGGTTACGGCGGGAGTCATGGAGGCGCTCAGGTCCCGCATCGCTGCATTGAAGAAGGCGCTCTGTTGCGGATCGGCTCGCAGGCACTCCCAGGCGGTGCATCCGCGCACCTGTTCAACGCCTGTGCGCCCGTTCTGCAATGCCAGTATCAGTCCGCGCCAACCGTCGACGGGAAAAGAGTCCGGACAGAGGGTAATGCGGACCCAGGCCCACTGCGAGCCTTCTGCGTAGCGGCGCAGGCATTCGCTTTGAGGAGTGTTAGCGAATACGCGTGGGGAGGTCTGGGTGAAAATCCCGATGCTTTCCAGCGCCCGCAGCAGCCGGTAGAGGCTGGGAGCATGCGTCTTGCTGCGCTCGGCGAGAACATCGACGTGCAAGGGAGCGCCGGCGAGATGATCGGCAATCTCCAGTTGTGCGGCGGCACCCACGCAACAGGCTTGCCAGTAGTTGTTGACGATCCCCAGAATCTGATCTTGCGGCGTGGGTGCGCTCATTCGCGTCATGGTTTCAGGAATAGTTCTTCCTCAGGATCTCATATTCACTTGGCGCCAAGGTGCGACGGGTTGCTCGGACTCTATCGGCCCAACGCCCGGCTTCAGCGGCGTGGCCAGTCCTATGGAAGCGGCAATGATCGAAACGAAGGCTGCGTTGCTTCATTCCTTTCGCCATGTCGGTTGGGAAAGGGCCACGACCGCTGCAAGTCGATGTTATGCCGTGACGGTGACTCGGCTGTGGAGAAACTCCGGAGCGAAGTCTGCGCCGTTTGGCCAGACGACAGTGTGAAGCTCAGGGTGCACGCGGAACTGCTTGAAGCCACTAACATCCCGCAGAGGTTCGAAGACCGGCCCTTCAAGCTCCTCCCCTAGGTCGATCTCCCCCTCAGCACCGTCACTGAAACGGAGGCGCAAGACGTGGTCCCGAACCCACGTCGCTTCTGTGACTCGTATCATGTCTTACTCCAATGGCGGAATCCGCTGAAGCGGCTGGCGATCCTTTGCGCGCTGCCAATTGTCGAGAAGCGCTTGCTTGTTAAGCTCGTACCATTCCAGAACATGCCGCAAGGCTCGGCGCGGAAACTCGCCCTAACCACACCATCCTCGATACCGACGGTAATCTCATACTCCCCATAAACGGCGTGAAAGTGAGCTGGCTCGTGATCTCGGTAGAACATCGCAATCACGATCCCAAGAAAACGACTCAGCTCAGGCACATCTTCATTCTAGCGCCCACGTGCAACGAAGTGAGGCTGTTTCAATTCTCGCTTTCGCTCCGATCATACTCCACAAAGATCTGATCCGCTGCCGCCGTCAAATCCTCGTCATGGAGCGGCTCGAAGTCGCGGGACGCCGCCCGGCGAATCAGCTCCGCCAGGACCTGTTTCCGCTCCTCGGCGGGCAGCGCTTCAAAGGCGTCAAGCACGCTTCTTGCTCCGCGACTCATGACTCTACGTTCCCACGTGCGACGTCGTTTCTCAAGTGCGGACTGGAGTGGGCATAACACCGGCGTTCAGCGGCGAAACGACGATGTCGCCCCTGAAGAGGAAGGCTTCCGAGCAATCGACGTGCCGTGGCCCGAAAGCTCGGTGCCGTCCGCTGCAGCGCCAAGTTATCCGGTTCCTCGGTTCAACCCACGCGTCGGAGCGCTTCAGCCACCGCTTCAGGATTCTCCGCCGCTACCTTCAACAGGGCTCTTGCGGGACCCTCGGGTTGCCTTCGACCCTGCTCCCAGTTTTGAAGGGTCGATACGCTGACGCCAATCATTAACGCAAACTCGGATTGAGATACCTTCAGTTTCTCCCGCACCGCTTTGATGTCCGCCGGCTCAAAGTGGAAGACGCGCCCTGGCTTCAGCTTTCCTTTTTTGATCTTGCCCGCCTGCTTGATGCTGGCAACTAGCTTGTTGAAGTCCTTCTTCTTCACTTCAGTTCCTCTCGTACCAACTTACTTAGAATCCGGAGCTGGGTGGGCGTGAGGTCTTCCTGTTCACTCTTCGGAAAGACCAGCAGCATGTAGATGGTGTCTCCGTCTTTGTCCCAGAAGTAAATCACCCGCAGTCCGCCGCGTTTGCCTGCACCGCCTCTCTTCCACCGAAGCTTGCGGAGTCCGCCGCTTTTGGGGATCAGCGGTCCTTGCTCCGGCCGAAAAAGCAGCGCCAGTTGGAGGCCCCGATACTCGTCATCGGAGAGGAGCTCCGTTACCTCCCGTGTGAAAACCGGGGTCTCAACGAAGCGCACGTATAACTATACGTCAATGACGTACAGTCGATCAACGGTGGGTTCCACCGTGGAGGAAGCATCCGGATAAACGTGACGCATCAGCCGCGGCGCCGTCGGCTGCATGCGGTGTTAGGCGGCAGCTGCCCTCCTAAGGAACGTCGCCGTACAAGTACCGGAGCCCTCGACTGATCGTCGCGGGAATAACAGAGAGGTGAGTCTCACCTGGGAATATGTGGTACTCAAGTTCGAGGCTGGGGTACTTTCGGGATCCAAGCAAGGCCCTGTAGCCACACCACGGGAGAAGCGATACGTGGCTCCTCGGTGCCAGCAGAGATGAAGAGCAAGTTATATGGCGTATTCCGTATCCCAAGGCCAACTGGAGGACGAATGAAGAAGCATCGTGTCATCCTGCCAGATCCTTGCAACAATTTGAAACCCGCCGAACTCGCTGTCGTCGGCCGCATCCTTCCACATTTCAGCGCTGCCATGGTGATATCGATCCAAAAGGAGGAGGATTATCGGCGTTTCAACCTCCCGCAACTTCCGCCGCTTGTCGCGCAAAGCCTCCTCGAGGAGACGCGCGATGTCGTGTCGCATCTGACCTTCCCACTTTGCACCACCCGAGATTACCCAGTACAGCTGGTCGGATTGGTCATGGTGTTTCTGAATCGCAATTCGAGCGCGCCCTTTCCTAACAAGAACCTCGCGGGCGGCGGCTTTCTCAAATCTCGTGCGCTGGACGTACTCAATCACCCTTTTCTCGATAAGGGGACGTAGATCCCTTAGTCCCTCGATTGGCTGTAAGGTCATCACGTGGGCTCCGAAGAGCAAGCCACGCTCAGCGAGATTCCGCTTCATATCTTCGCACAGCGTGACGAGCGACCTTCGCGCGCCAACGTTGGACATTCGTACCGACTCCCCGATGATCACGTCGTCAATCAGGGAGGTGACCTCTACGGCATAACGTTTACCGTCGATCGTCAGGTAGTAGTCGGGAGGCTCTTCGTTTTGCGGTACTTCGCTCCACGAAACTTGGCTGCCCGCAAAGTGACGCGCCAAGAATGTCGAAAAGGTGTCCTTGCAATACTCCTCGTCAGCTCGCTTCATGAAAGCGCCGAAGTGTGGGAAGCCAAATGACTATTGTTCAAGCGACCTGTTGCCGGAAAGTATCGCAGGGGCGGCCCCTTCGATACTTCTTGGGACTGCGAAGCTCCCATGCGCAAACCTCCACGAAACGCTCTGGATGGAGTCGGGCCGCGAGCTTCGGCGAAATAAGACTGCAGAACGGTGTCCGGTAGCGCAGCGAGCATCCTGAATTGGATTGTACGCCCACGCGTCGCGGGGCCAAAGGACGTCAACCGGACGTTGGTCGGGGAGTGGAAGCTAGCCAGGACGCGCCATTAGGCGAGGCCTTCGTAAGTTGTTGAATCGTGACGGCAGAAGGAAAAGGGGCTTCTTCGCAAGTAGAAGCTGCTGCCGATGGTGTACAAATGTTCTTGAGGATCTTGGTTGCAGTCTAGGACTGAGGTAACTCCTGGAGCACTCGAAAGTAGCGTTCCCAAGGGCCGACTTCCTCGCGGTACTGCTTGGCCATTACGCGCGCGATCTGGCGCAGGTGCGCCAGATCGTGGACCGTCCAAGTCGCCAGGAGCTGTCGCAAGGTAACACGACCCAATTCGGGATGACGGCCCTCTTTCGACAGATTCGAAGCGTCGAGATTCAAACTCTTGACGTACGCTAGGTTTCGTTCGCGGCGCCCGGCGAATCGCTCTAGGAGCGCGGAAAGTGGCTGACCCCGGTATTTCTCACGGAATCCGAACCGGTCGAACGGCGTGAACGCTCGCGCCGTCCCTTCTTCGAGGATGATCTGGATTCGCGGAACCCAATCCGTTTCCTCGCCGTGGAGCAAATGGCCGACGACATCGCGCGGGCTGAACGTGTCGGGGCCCTCGTCGCGGGACAGCCACTCCGTGGACAGTCCTTCGAGGAGCGTCGACAGCGTTCGCGGCGTGCGCTCGAGGACTTCGAGCGAGCGGTCGAGATCGAACTTCATCTTGTTTCTCCATCTTGATAATGTCTAAAGAGAGCCTAGCGTGCGAGCCGACACTGGAGCGTTGCGAACGGTCTGAGAGCAAACCGCGTACGGGGAGAACCGGTCACGGACCCACAGGAAAGCTCTCGAGTGCCCGACCTCTCTCCACCGCTTCGGCCAACGACCTGGCGGGAAGCTCGCGAGAGAGCTCGGCGAGCACGGTCCTCGCGCGATCCTTGCCGTCGCTCCAACCCCCGGGAAGGTGAAGAGCGGAGGAGGCGAGCTCGGCGGCGCGCTCCAGCTGCCTTTCGGTTCGGCGGATAAGGGCCTTTCCGAGCAGGATCTCGACGAGCAGCGGTCGCGCGTCGATCGATCGGGCGACGTCGAGCGCTTCCTCGATCGCTCGGGTCGCTGCGCTGGCCCGCCCCAAACCCAAAAAGGCGCTCGCGAGGTTGTTCAGCGTATCGGCGATCCCGATTCGATGGCGACGATCGCGTCGCAGCTCGAGGCTTTGCTCCAGGTGAGGCCGCGCGCGCGCGAACTCCTCGCGAGCGAGAGCTTCCTTTCCGAGGCTGTTGAGCACGCTCGCGATTCGCTGCTCGTCGCTCGATCTCCTGGCAAGATCCAGGGAGTCGGCGAGGAGGGGCAGGGCCCGCTCGCCGCCGATGGACAAATGACCCAGCACATTGAGAGCCCAAGAAAGGCCGGAGGTGCTCTCTGCCTCGCGATACCGTTCGACGCTCAGTCTGACGAGGCGCAGGCCTCGGTCGCGATGTCCGAGCGCGAAGAGCACGTAGCCGAGACGGTTCTGGCAATAGCCGAGCTCCAGGGGATTGCCTGCCGAAGGCGCCAGGCGTAATCCTTCCTCGAGAAGCGCCCGCGCCTTCTCGAGGCGGCCGGTACAGGAGTAGAGCACACCCTGGCGCGCGAGCACGCGTCCCACGAGGGGTGCATCCGCCACCGCTCCCAGAGCCAGCTCTAAGAGGACGTTTCCCTCCTCGTAGAGTCCGCCCTGGTCGAGGCGGCGATGAAAGGAGTCGAGAGCTCCGTCGAGCGCCCTCGCGTCGCCCAGGTGGCACGCGCTCTTCCACCGGGCGATGGCGACGTCCAGGCCATCGGATCGGGAAACACTGCCCTCGGATTCATTCTTGGAGAGCTCGACGGCGCCATTTCTCCCGGGAGCGCGGCGTAATCGAAGTTGGCGGCAGAGCG
Encoded proteins:
- a CDS encoding type II toxin-antitoxin system RelE/ParE family toxin; protein product: MRFVETPVFTREVTELLSDDEYRGLQLALLFRPEQGPLIPKSGGLRKLRWKRGGAGKRGGLRVIYFWDKDGDTIYMLLVFPKSEQEDLTPTQLRILSKLVREELK
- a CDS encoding DinB family protein, with the translated sequence MKFDLDRSLEVLERTPRTLSTLLEGLSTEWLSRDEGPDTFSPRDVVGHLLHGEETDWVPRIQIILEEGTARAFTPFDRFGFREKYRGQPLSALLERFAGRRERNLAYVKSLNLDASNLSKEGRHPELGRVTLRQLLATWTVHDLAHLRQIARVMAKQYREEVGPWERYFRVLQELPQS
- a CDS encoding AlkA N-terminal domain-containing protein — its product is METLDLEACYRALQTRDARFDGRLFVAVTSTGVYCRPICPARTPKRENCRFFASAAAAQEAGFRPCLRCRPETAPDLASWRGTSNSVSRALALIADGCLDGGEGGVDELAERVGMSGRQLRRLFHQHLGASPIAVAQTRRVLFAKQLVQETRMPLSEIALAAGFGSLRRFNETFRELFRRPPSAMRKRTTEAPRGSVAEAGVTLRLRYRPPYDWRAMLDYLEARAIEGVEAVSEGVYRRTVSHEGHLGTVAVRHEPAHDNLAASICFPSVRALPAILARVRRVFDVGADIETIDAHLSQDPLLAPLVALRPGLRAPGAWDGFELAVRAILGQQVSVQAARRLAGRLVALCGETLPESDGLSLAFPTPERVMSTSLETLGMPSARRAALHALAETAVMDPSLFRTFGTIDEAIGRLRAIRGVGEWTAQYIALRALREPDAFPASDVGLLRGAAQAGARPTPAELLERAEPWRPWRAYAAQHLWAADARPSARARGVQPT
- a CDS encoding DUF4160 domain-containing protein; amino-acid sequence: MPELSRFLGIVIAMFYRDHEPAHFHAVYGEYEITVGIEDGVVRASFRAEPCGMFWNGTSLTSKRFSTIGSAQRIASRFSGFRHWSKT
- a CDS encoding methyltransferase, translating into MTRMSAPTPQDQILGIVNNYWQACCVGAAAQLEIADHLAGAPLHVDVLAERSKTHAPSLYRLLRALESIGIFTQTSPRVFANTPQSECLRRYAEGSQWAWVRITLCPDSFPVDGWRGLILALQNGRTGVEQVRGCTAWECLRADPQQSAFFNAAMRDLSASMTPAVTGSYDWSQFPVIADIGGGIGSQLSNILDAHPSCRGILFDQPHVVEQAIQHDRMERFGGDFFASIPVQADAYLLRWVIHDWADDEAVAILQNVKKNARPGARLLLVEWVITETAEFDTGKWMDINMLVNAGGRERTASEFRELYNRAGFELEKIVSTPSPLRLIIGKARA
- a CDS encoding BTAD domain-containing putative transcriptional regulator; protein product: MARLELRFFGAPRMLLDGRPIKLDRHKAEALLAYLVVEAGEHRRSELAVLLWPEHPPARARAALRRTLFALSEAIGRDWLEGDGGSMAFCRGRSVWADVIAFEESWTRASGHPHGPRDACAACIDELSRAVALQPSDFLSGLALRDAPRFDDWQRMEAERLRALRAEALEGCVRFHTERAQVDEALAFAREWASQDPLDEKSHEAMMKLLVAGGRRGAAIRLYEDYARRLEDELAIEPPESMTALCRQLRLRRAPGRNGAVELSKNESEGSVSRSDGLDVAIARWKSACHLGDARALDGALDSFHRRLDQGGLYEEGNVLLELALGAVADAPLVGRVLARQGVLYSCTGRLEKARALLEEGLRLAPSAGNPLELGYCQNRLGYVLFALGHRDRGLRLVRLSVERYREAESTSGLSWALNVLGHLSIGGERALPLLADSLDLARRSSDEQRIASVLNSLGKEALAREEFARARPHLEQSLELRRDRRHRIGIADTLNNLASAFLGLGRASAATRAIEEALDVARSIDARPLLVEILLGKALIRRTERQLERAAELASSALHLPGGWSDGKDRARTVLAELSRELPARSLAEAVERGRALESFPVGP
- a CDS encoding DUF2442 domain-containing protein — translated: MIRVTEATWVRDHVLRLRFSDGAEGEIDLGEELEGPVFEPLRDVSGFKQFRVHPELHTVVWPNGADFAPEFLHSRVTVTA
- the nadS gene encoding NadS family protein — encoded protein: MKKKDFNKLVASIKQAGKIKKGKLKPGRVFHFEPADIKAVREKLKVSQSEFALMIGVSVSTLQNWEQGRRQPEGPARALLKVAAENPEAVAEALRRVG
- a CDS encoding P1 family peptidase: MLLVGAHVFGQARPRARDLGIPFEGSPGSLNSITDVAGVEVGYATIVRGDGALRRGEGPVRTGVTAILPRGKANRDPVFGAWFTLNAAGEMTGTTWLEERGFLEGPILITNTHSVGIVRDAAIDWMLRNGWTFSWITPVVAETYDGDLNDINGFHVTREHVFSALDGSRGGAIAEGNVGGGTGMVCHQFKGGTGTASRRVPTQTETFTVGVLVQCNYGSRGILRVAGVPVGTEIRDLLPCFVPTPGVPEKPASARCSESRASLGPNLNPTSKDSSPGDGSIIIVVATDAPLLPHQLQRLSKRAALGIGRMGGIASNGSGDIFVAFSTANASADVAGVANVRMLGNAQLTTLFEATVQATEEAITNTLIAAETMTGADGFRVFGVPHQRLQAIMEKYNRLVKAH